From one Drosophila subpulchrella strain 33 F10 #4 breed RU33 chromosome 3L, RU_Dsub_v1.1 Primary Assembly, whole genome shotgun sequence genomic stretch:
- the LOC119555234 gene encoding uncharacterized protein LOC119555234 yields the protein MSHLTENLVKGLVVVLMAFLVVQTVSDCNVCQSNQVACVNSSSFYLCFGDETPHRDQLYHCLEGFDCTNLTAICVQKSSQRPPSCGDTTQCGQCNANRNYLFACQSRGIFQMCYGATRPTGKFGYCPSGTVCDATSSAICVPEVEGQALTCDLNDELVDTTTAAPVTTTENTTSSTTGSTTESTTETTVVSSSTESTTTVIPLTTDQMCTQKNATGLFTIIPEDPYCQRYISCYFKSNVLIKSAEYNCPSDSYFVSETQSCAYDNPGYCILS from the exons ATGTCGCATTTGACGGAAAACTTAGTCAAAGGACTAGTTGTG GTGCTTATGGCTTTTCTGGTAGTTCAAACTGTTTCTGATTGCAATGTCTGTCAATCGAATCAAGTGGCCTGCGTAAACTCCTCCTCCTTTTATTTGTGTTTTGGCG ATGAAACCCCTCATCGTGATCAGCTGTACCATTGTCTAGAAGGCTTCGACTGCACCAATCTCACGGCGATTTGTGTTCAAAAGAGCAGCCAACGTCCTCCAAGTTGCGGGGATACCACGCAATGTGGCCAATGCAATGCCAATCGGAATTATCTGTTCGCCTGCCAGAGTCGTGGAATTTTTCAGATGTGCTATGGGGCCACCAGACCCACGGGAAAATTCGGCTACTGCCCCTCGGGAACAGTTTGCGATGCCACCAGCAGTGCGATCTGTGTGCCCGAGGTCGAGGGTCAAGCCCTGACTTGTGATTTAAATGATGAGCTGGTGGACACCACCACGGCAGCACCCGTTACCACCACTGAAAACACCACTAGCAGCACCACTGGGAGCACCACTGAGAGCACCACTGAAACCACAGTAGTCAGTAGTAGCACTGAATCAACCACCACAGTGATCCCTCTTACTACCGATCAGATGTGCACGCAGAAAAATGCCACCGGGCTTTTCACCATCATACCCGAGGATCCCTATTGTCAGCG CTACATTAGTTGCTACTTTAAGAGCAATGTTCTTATCAAATCAGCGGAATACAACTGTCCTTCGGATTCCTACTTCGTTTCCGAGACTCAGAGTTGCGCTTACGACAATCCAGGCTACTGTATTTTAAGCTGA
- the LOC119554624 gene encoding uncharacterized protein LOC119554624 produces MLRFLILLTAGVLLGIYILGTQADCNVCSAESNVACVSNTSYQSCSTSALPFGPVYTCPTGYYCTANAVTCNTNVAFRACVGCGTCNSDNSFACLTARTFALCLGTTTPSQIIGSCGLSYVCDYNNPNICGNVSLGSQATCPGDTTGTGLDPTGMTPTTYCSLVQQHGRFPYGIDLNTTCRQYIYCFLNATNWRGGLYYCPGQTYFDSSTMYCGTEVPARCTYGVATLRLSSP; encoded by the exons ATGCTGCGCTTTCTGATCTTGCTGACAGCCGGAGTTCTGCTGGGGATCTATATTCTCGGTACCCAGGCGGACTGCAATGTGTGTTCCGCCGAGAGCAACGTGGCCTGTGTTTCAAATACTTCCTACCAATCGTGCTCGACGAGCGCACTGCCTTTTGGTCCAGTTTACACCTGTCCCACGGGATATTATTGCACGGCAAATGCGGTTACTTGTAATACAAATGTTGCCTTTAGAGCCTGTGTGGGATGTGGCACCTGTAACAGTGATAACTCCTTTGCCTGCCTCACTGCAAGGACATTTGCCTTGTGCCTGGGAACAACCACCCCCTCCCAGATCATAGGAAGTTGCGGATTGAGTTACGTGTGCGATTACAACAATCCGAATATTTGCGGCAATGTCTCGCTGGGGTCCCAGGCCACTTGTCCGGGTGATACTACTGGAACTGGATTGGATCCTACAGGAATGACACCCACCACCTACTGTTCCCTCGTCCAGCAGCACGGAAGATTTCCCTATGGCATTGATCTTAACACCACCTGTAGGCA aTACATTTATTGCTTCCTGAATGCAACTAATTGGAGGGGAGGTCTCTACTACTGTCCTGGGCAAACATATTTCGACAGCTCAACGATGTACTGTGGCACCGAAGTGCCGGCCAGATGCACTTATGGAGTAGCCACTTTGAGACTCAGTAGTCCATAG
- the LOC119553899 gene encoding uncharacterized protein LOC119553899, producing MQQSQILRNLFLFAALSSMAVVVLGVCDSCQTNNVACLNQTHYRFCGDNVAPNQVAQCPTGQVCTSLAIICMDEGSYDASCSDTAADGSCPSCDGSSIFVCTSRTTFQQCNGTSLLSQVTYCKDNKICSINSGKYCVDLCEAGDSIECDRETPLA from the exons ATGCAACAATCCCAGATCCTGAGAAATCTG TTCCTCTTTGCGGCCCTTAGCTCCATGGCAGTTGTGGTCCTAGGAGTGTGCGATAGCTGTCAGACGAACAATGTGGCCTGCCTGAACCAAACGCACTACAGGTTCTGTGGCGACAACGTGGCTCCCAACCAGGTGGCACAGTGTCCCACTGGACAGGTCTGCACCAGCCTGGCCATCATCTGCATGGACGAGGGTTCGTATGATGCCTCCTGCTCGGACACCGCTGCGGATGGATCCTGCCCCAGCTGCGATGGCTCCAGCATTTTCGTCTGCACCAGCCGCACCACCTTCCAGCAGTGCAACGGCACCAGTCTGCTGAGCCAGGTCACATACTGCAAGGACAACAAGATCTGCTCGATCAACTCTGGCAAATACTGCGTGGACCTATGCGAGGCGGGAGATTCCATTGAATGCGACAGGGAAACTCCTCTGGCATAG
- the LOC119555025 gene encoding uncharacterized protein LOC119555025, whose translation MLRLLIFLGIGVLGCQADCNVCSASSEVACVSLREFRFCSSAAVPIGSVFSCPKGFYCTGNSIVCSKNATFAACTGCNTCSLDHRFACTSRNTYSLCLENETPISSICGTCFGDYVCNVENPNICGSPSLWEASCYGSDPETCATVDSAKEYCSSLRRSGRFPYVEESSISLKRYVYCYFYGKIFYGKVYSCPGSTYFDSSIQACTTQKDPTSYVTFNDKLLL comes from the exons ATGCTCCGCTTACTGATCTTTCTGGGAATTGGAGTCCTCGGCTGCCAAGCGGACTGCAATGTGTGCTCTGCGTCTTCTGAAGTGGCCTGCGTATCATTAAGAGAGTTCCGATTCTGTTCCTCCGCAGCCGTGCCCATTGGATCTGTGTTCTCCTGTCCCAAGGGATTCTACTGTACGGGCAACTCCATTGTTTGTAGCAAAAATGCAACCTTTGCCGCATGTACTGGATGCAATACATGTAGTTTAGACCACCGATTTGCCTGTACTAGTCGAAATACTTATTCCTTGTGCCTGGAAAACGAAACGCCAATTTCGTCGATTTGCGGCACTTGTTTTGGGGATTACGTTTGTAATGTTGAAAACCCAAATATTTGCGGAAGTCCAAGTTTGTGGGAAGCCTCCTGCTATGGATCGGATCCGGAAACCTGTGCAACTGTTGATAGTGCAAAGGAATATTGTAGCTCTTTAAGACGGTCCGGGCGATTTCCTTACGTGGAAGAGTCATCTATTTCCCTTAAAAG GTATGTTTACTGTTATTTTTACGGAAAAATTTTCTATGGAAAAGTATACTCATGTCCCGGGTCCACCTACTTCGATAGCTCTATCCAAGCTTGCACCACCCAAAAGGATCCTACATCGTATGTAACTTTCAACGACAAATTACTACTTTAA
- the LOC119553562 gene encoding uncharacterized protein LOC119553562 → MLRQLICLGIWLAILVVFGQSECNVCSMESKAACVSNNQYQNCTADNIPSGPVYTCPNNTNCTGSTGGCTSNPALVSCNDCNKCDGTSFYTCTGPSTFGLCNGVNIVANTEYPCSTGEVCIADIVSPCAASFNGTGATCSYYNATNVIGDLCTLKASTGRYPHPNDSSCLRYVYCFLKNSTWTGNTWPCPSSTPYFSATSFTCVKTKPSTCA, encoded by the exons ATGCTGCGCCAGCTAATCTGCTTGGGAATTTGGTTGGCCATCCTAGTGGTATTTGGCCAATCCGAGTGCAATGTCTGCTCAATGGAAAGTAAAGCAGCCTGCGTTTCCAACAATCAGTACCAAAACTGCACGGCGGATAATATTCCGAGTGGACCAGTCTACACCTGCCCAAATAATACCAACTGTACGGGATCGACGGGGGGCTGCACTTCTAATCCGGCTTTAGTCTCCTGCAATGATTGCAACAAGTGTGATGGAACTTCCTTTTACACCTGCACAGGTCCCAGCACTTTCGGGCTTTGCAATGGTGTAAATATAGTGGCAAACACCGAGTACCCCTGTTCGACTGGGGAGGTGTGTATTGCCGACATCGTGAGCCCTTGTGCAGCTTCCTTCAATGGTACAGGAGCCACTTGTTCTTATTATAATGCAACCAATGTAATCGGTGACCTTTGCACTCTGAAGGCTTCTACAGGTCGCTATCCACATCCTAATGATTCCAGCTGCCTCAG ATACGTATATTGCTTCCTTAAGAACTCAACTTGGACTGGAAATACCTGGCCGTGCCCTTCATCAACGCCTTATTTTAGTGCAACCTCTTTTACTTGCGTCAAGACGAAACCATCGACTTGTGCCTAA
- the LOC119555235 gene encoding A-agglutinin anchorage subunit, translating to MSTNRICLPLSPVLRLLLLVGCLVSSTRGTCNVCNAVNNLTCYSSTQMQACQVDVLSTATPADCPSGYVCVSGSSGVLCQEEASGSQSADCQECNKCDATNTFACTGTQSFALCLGTDSVQDSIGTCASGYVCNINDTQICGLPADGVMPTCSYANDTTTSTSSTTTSTTAATPSTSNAATYCAAVQSQGRYAVGYNTGTTCRQYIYCTLVGGSWVGETYTCPGSMYFDSSSSMCVVSIPSTCSTSAPTPTTTTAAPTTSNPQAYCQAMQSAGYYPVGTDVSTTCHQYIDCFLNGGSWFGSMYTCPGSLYYDSAAKTCVSTIPSTCSTTVASLTLKGVALV from the exons ATGTCGACCAACCGTATTTGTTTGCCACTTAGCCCGGTGCTCCGGCTGCTCCTGCTCGTCGGCTGTCTGGTGTCCTCGACCCGCGGCACCTGCAACGTCTGCAACGCCGTCAACAACCTGACCTGCTACTCCTCGACCCAGATGCAGGCCTGCCAGGTGGACGTCCTGTCCACGGCCACGCCCGCCGACTGCCCCAGCGGCTATGTCTGCGTCAGCGGATCGAGCGGGGTGCTCTGCCAGGAGGAGGCATCCGGCAGCCAGTCGGCGGACTGCCAGGAGTGCAACAAGTGCGATGCCACAAACACATTCGCCTGCACCGGAACCCAGAGCTTCGCCCTCTGCCTGGGCACCGACTCCGTCCAGGACTCGATCGGAACCTGTGCCTCCGGCTATGTGTGCAACATAAACGACACACAGATATGCGGTCTGCCAGCGGATGGG GTGATGCCGACGTGTTCCTATGCCAATGACACAACCACCAGTaccagcagcaccaccacctccaccacGGCGGCGACACCTTCCACGAGCAACGCAGCCACTTATTGTGCGGCAGTTCAGTCGCAGGGAAGATATGCGGTTGGCTATAATACGGGTACGACCTGTCGCCAGTACATCTACTGCACCCTGGTTGGCGGAAGTTGGGTCGGGGAGACCTATACCTGCCCGGGATCCATGTACTTCGACAGTTCCTCCTCGATGTGTGTGGTCAGCATACCGTCCACCTGCTCCACCAGCGCCCCCACCCCAACCACGACGACTGCTGCTCCCACTACAAGTAACCCACAGGCATATTGCCAGGCAATGCAATCCGCGGGATACTATCCGGTGGGTACGGATGTCAGCACCACGTGTCACCAGTACATCGACTGTTTCCTAAACGGCGGCTCCTGGTTCGGCAGTATGTACACCTGTCCCGGATCCCTCTACTACGACAGTGCTGCCAAGACCTGTGTCTCCACAATACCATCCACCTGCTCCACCACCGTAGCCAGTTTAACCCTCAAGGGAGTTGCTCTagtttaa
- the LOC119553288 gene encoding spore coat protein SP96, with product MKVFMLIVVLVALLGPSIVYASCGTCTDAHSCIGESVFQICYDGVRDQTVNYTCPDDRPICTVYDIICLANGTDTERACGDVSSCDVCSGTANFACTSLTTFAVCNNGVVSGNDLSCASDYVCSVAGAASGSPCISRCDSTESDICDRVLETDDVVSTTATTGTTASSSPTTAGDNSTGSSSSETSSDTTTESTVTTESTGTTPVFNEIVYCQGISSTGRYPITNDTVCTSYIYCVLRSGSWTGLLYNCTAQKPYFDADIYNCGTVKPAYAGCTNLI from the exons ATGAAAGTGTTCATGCTGATCGTAGTGCTGGTGGCTCTCTTGGGGCCATCTATCGTTTATGCCTCATGTGGAACGTGCACGGATGCGCATAGTTGCATCGGAGAATCGGTCTTCCAGATATGCTACGATG GTGTCCGGGATCAGACCGTTAACTATACTTGTCCTGATGATAGACCCATTTGCACGGTGTACGATATTATTTGCCTGGCTAATGGAACGGATACTGAACGTGCCTGTGGGGATGTCTCGAGCTGCGATGTTTGCTCCGGAACCGCCAACTTTGCCTGTACTTCTCTGACCACATTTGCTGTTTGCAATAATGGAGTAGTCTCCGGAAACGATCTCTCATGTGCCAGCGATTATGTCTGCAGTGTGGCAGGTGCCGCCAGTGGAAGTCCATGTATTTCCCGATGCGATTCAACTGAATCAGATATCTGCGATCGGGTTTTGGAAACCGATGATGTAGTAAGCACCACTGCTACAACCGGAACAACTGCAAGCTCTTCTCCTACTACTGCTGGTGATAATTCCACTGGGTCTTCTTCCTCGGAAACCTCGTCGGATACCACTACGGAGAGCACAGTTACTACCGAAAGCACTGGAACCACTCCAGTCTTCAACGAAATCGTCTATTGCCAAGGAATCAGCTCAACGGGACGCTATCCCATAACCAATGATACAGTTTGTACCAG CTATATCTACTGTGTTCTGAGGAGTGGCAGCTGGACGGGATTGCTCTATAACTGCACTGCGCAGAAGCCTTATTTCGATGCTGATATCTACAACTGTGGAACTGTAAAGCCAGCCTATGCGGGATGCACCAATTTAATCTAA
- the LOC119553289 gene encoding uncharacterized protein LOC119553289, translated as MKYFWFLRSLCFIVIASSAAVFVLGETSCNTCQSNNVKCLNETHFSLCMDSVAPDQVMSCPDDQICTGLLKICMPIGSTPPSCPSDAEVTCPSCDGITTFVCTSRTTFQMCNGDKLTSQVNKCKDNTYCAISGKKFCVDRCEALRTGIQCDRESPLEV; from the exons ATGAAGTACTTTTGGTTCCTGAGAAGTTTG TGTTTCATTGTGATTGCATCCTCCGCGGCAGTTTTCGTCCTTGGCGAAACATCATGCAATACGTGCCAATCAAATAATGTCAAATGTTTGAATGAGACCCACTTCAGTTTATGCATGGACAGTGTTGCTCCAGACCAGGTGATGTCGTGTCCCGATGACCAGATCTGCACCGGTCTCCTGAAGATCTGCATGCCCATAGGATCGACGCCTCCATCCTGCCCATCGGATGCCGAAGTAACTTGCCCCTCCTGTGATGGAATTACCACGTTCGTCTGTACTAGCCGCACTACCTTTCAAATGTGCAACGGAGATAAGCTAACCAGCCAAGTGAACAAGTGTAAGGATAATACCTACTGTGCAATAAGTGGTAAGAAATTCTGTGTGGACCGCTGTGAAGCGCTAAGGACCGGCATTCAGTGCGACAGGGAGTCACCTTTAGAAGTATAA
- the LOC119555027 gene encoding uncharacterized protein LOC119555027, whose amino-acid sequence MLHLQLTVVSCLLVLATCKVHKQTPSNSWRDMLFGSKWLTPAPRWRESKFLPIFALVPIGPGSCSAPSGEQGNCIPSKDCVLRNGIPAGPCGGGYGVCCIFLQTCGGVIRENSTYFVNPNHPDVYDGTGSCQVTVQKLHPDICQLRLDLDMFSIAPPEAANHLCNQDQLLISGGSPTPTICGSSTGDHMYIDAGLGQSNPIVLSVITSSSFPRLWRIRVTQIHCGSISRADQGCLQYYTAISGRVRSFNYNTIGGRQLSNQDYSICIRNERNFCGIQYNACPDLENNRSRAFTLSGNSNNPVPTMVGGGGSMPPNPNGCVSDWLLIGCIRSADRIPPLPGCEDRVCGGTFSAEAGMLAKTVQSSVRPFRLYFHTDGVEAPNDIDNRGFCLDYVQQPCTNGF is encoded by the exons ATGTTGCACCTGCAACTCACCGTGGTCTCCTGCCTTTTGGTCCTGGCCACCTGTAAGGTGCACAAACAAACGCCCTCGAACAGTTGGCGGGACATGCTGTTCGGCAGCAAGTGGCTAACTCCCGCTCCCCGTTGGCGGGAGTCCAAAT TTTTGCCCATCTTTGCCCTGGTTCCCATCGGTCCTGGCAGCTGTTCAGCGCCCTCGGGCGAACAGGGAAATTGCATTCCCAGCAAGGACTGTGTGCTGAGGAATGGCATTCCAGCTGGTCCCTGTGGCGGTGGCTATGGCGTCTGCTGCATCT TTCTTCAGACCTGCGGCGGTGTGATACGCGAGAACTCCACCTACTTTGTGAACCCCAACCATCCGGATGTCTACGATGGCACCGGAAGCTGTCAGGTGACGGTCCAAAAACTCCATCCGGACATTTGCCAGCTGCGCCTGGACTTGGATATGTTTTCGATAGCTCCTCCGGAGGCAGCCAATCACCTGTGCAACCAGGATCAGCTTCTGATTTCGGGCGGCAGTCCCACGCCCACCATTTGTGGCAGTTCGACGGGAGATCACA TGTACATTGACGCGGGTCTTGGCCAGAGCAACCCGATTGTTTTATCGGTCATCACCAGCAGCAGTTTCCCGCGTCTGTGGCGCATCCGCGTCACCCAAATCCACTGTGGCAGCATCAGTCGCGCGGATCAGGGCTGCCTGCAGTACTACACGGCCATCAGTGGGCGCGTGCGCAGCTTCAACTACAACACGATTGGGGGGAGGCAGCTGTCCAACCAGGACTACAGCATCTGCATCCGGAACGAGCGCAATTTCTGCGGAATTCAGTACAACGCCTGTCCAGATCTGGAGAATAACCGATCCAGGGCGTTCACCCTCTCGGGAAATTCCAACAATCCGGTGCCCACAATGGTGGGTGGTGGCGGTTCAATGCCGCCCAATCCCAACGGTTGTGTCAGCGATTGGCTGCTGATTGGGTGTATAAGGTCGGCGGATAGGATTCCTCCGCTGCCAGGATGCGAGGATCGCGTTTGTGGAGGGACCTTCAGCGCAGAGGCTGGCATGCTGGCCAAAACAGTGCAAT CCAGCGTTCGTCCTTTCCGGCTGTACTTTCACACGGATGGAGTAGAGGCGCCCAACGATATAGACAATCGGGGCTTTTGCCTCGATTATGTTCAGCAGCCATGCACCAATGGTTTTTAG
- the LOC119555024 gene encoding uncharacterized protein LOC119555024, translating to MLRLLIFLGVSIVGCRAVCNECNANYVSCISDTEFQFCSTGTAPQPVGNLYTCPTGYYCTEGTPVCSSLESSRACPGCNVCSDDKRFACTSRNTFALCLGESTPSTSIGGSCGTDLVCSLSNDKICGSPATNLVTCSTSGSGTCGSTTISNATEFCESIKQIGKFPYGRVTSTTCRQYVNCYVSAGVYYGNVYTCPGKTYFDSTSKLCTTQTQARCSDTVSCLTLNNRLLI from the exons ATGCTACGCCTACTGATCTTCCTGGGAGTGAGTATCGTGGGCTGCCGGGCAGTCTGCAATGAGTGCAATGCGAATTATGTCTCTTGCATCTCGGATACCGAGTTCCAATTCTGCTCCACCGGCACCGCTCCGCAACCCGTAGGAAACCTGTACACCTGCCCCACGGGATATTACTGTACAGAGGGCACACCTGTTTGCAGCTCCTTGGAATCCTCTAGAGCTTGTCCTGGGTGCAATGTTTGTAGCGATGATAAACGCTTTGCCTGCACCAGTCGGAACACTTTCGCTCTATGTCTAGGGGAATCTACCCCCAGTACGTCGATTGGAGGAAGTTGCGGTACGGACTTGGTATGCAGCTTGTCCAACGATAAAATATGCGGTAGTCCAGCCACAAATTTAGTGACCTGTTCCACATCGGGCTCAGGAACCTGTGGATCCACGACCATTTCGAATGCCACGGAATTTTGTGAATCCATAAAGCAAATAGGAAAATTTCCCTATGGCAGGGTAACTTCCACCACCTGTAGGCA ATATGTAAACTGTTATGTTTCTGCTGGCGTATATTATGGAAACGTGTACACCTGCCCTGGAAAGACCTATTTTGATAGTACCTCCAAGCTTTGCACCACCCAAACGCAGGCCAGGTGCTCGGATACTGTATCTTGTTTGACACTAAACAACCGATTGTTGATCTAA